In a single window of the Zea mays cultivar B73 chromosome 5, Zm-B73-REFERENCE-NAM-5.0, whole genome shotgun sequence genome:
- the LOC100194380 gene encoding probable transcription factor KAN2 isoform X1 encodes MELFPAHPDLQLQISPPPPATKPMELGFWKRALVDTTTSPATATAVAAATTATTATSHAFASSAPTSAVGYHHAAVGAHHHQVPVPVPAGSHSHSHLGLPLLHHTHPILPAAESGGVLRRPDLGSTRPIRGIPVYSTSQQPLPFLQSHPHYCCDAIAGAGHPRSPKAALRLAGAPAKRGARAPRMRWTTSLHARFVHAVELLGGHERATPKSVLELMDVKDLTLAHVKSHLQMYRTIKTTDHRPASASSYGQAGGAKTIIDIPDDDSSLFDLTNTTTTTSGSESSAQHSNPPDGSEHNGASTCALWCNASISGRGAACWFVRDKSRDATPGDIKSFESLDDDVSDLNLSAPFQVAAATMFGGGNKPNLDFTLGRI; translated from the exons ATGGAGCTGTTCCCTGCGCACCCAGACTTGCAGCTGCAGATCAGCCCTCCTCCCCCAGCCACCAAGCCAATGGAGCTAGGGTTTTGGAAGAGGGCTCTAGTCGACACCACCACCTCGCCTGCGACTGCAACAGCCGTGGCGGCAGCCACGACGGCCACCACGGCCACCTCCCACGCCTTCGCCTCCTCGGCGCCGACATCCGCCGTGGGATACCACCACGCGGCGGTCGGCGCGCACCACCATCAGGTGCCGGTGCCGGTGCCGGCGGGCTCCCACTCCCACTCCCACCTGGGCCTCCCGCTCTTGCACCACACCCATCccatcctcccggcggcggagtcTGGCGGCGTCCTCCGCCGGCCGGACCTGGGCTCCACGAGGCCCATCCGGGGCATCCCCGTGTACAGCACCTCGCAGCAGCCGCTCCCGTTCCTGCAGAGCCACCCGCATTATTGCTGCGACGCGATCGCCGGCGCGGGCCACCCGAGGTCCCCCAAGGCCGCGCTCCGCCTCGCGGGGGCGCCGGCCAAGCGGGGCGCGCGCGCCCCCCGGATGCGGTGGACCACGTCGCTGCACGCGCGCTTCGTCCACGCCGTCGAGCTGCTCGGGGGCCACGAGA GAGCTACACCCAAGTCGGTTCTTGAGCTAATGGACGTGAAGGATCTGACGTTGGCCCATGTCAAGTCGCACTTGCAG ATGTATCGGACCATCAAGACTACTGACCACAGGCCAGCCTCTGCTTCATCCTacg GGCAAGCGGGTGGTGCGAAGACGATCATCGACATCCCCGACGACGACAGCAGCCTGTTCGACCTCACcaataccaccaccaccaccagcgggTCCGAGTCGTCCGCCCAGCACTCCAATCCGCCTGACGGCAGCGAGCATAATGGCGCCAGCACGTGTGCTCTCTGGTGCAACGCCTCGATAAG CGGCAGAGGGGCCGCCTGCTGGTTCGTCCGTGACAAATCAAGAGATGCCACTCCGGGCGACATCAAATCCTTCGAG AGCCTTGATGACGATGTCTCTGACCTGAACTTGTCGGCGCCGTTCCAAGTAGCTGCTGCGACGATGTTTGGCGGAGGCAACAAACCGAACCTCGACTTCACCCTAGGACGGATATAA
- the LOC100194380 gene encoding Probable transcription factor KAN2, with protein MELFPAHPDLQLQISPPPPATKPMELGFWKRALVDTTTSPATATAVAAATTATTATSHAFASSAPTSAVGYHHAAVGAHHHQVPVPVPAGSHSHSHLGLPLLHHTHPILPAAESGGVLRRPDLGSTRPIRGIPVYSTSQQPLPFLQSHPHYCCDAIAGAGHPRSPKAALRLAGAPAKRGARAPRMRWTTSLHARFVHAVELLGGHERATPKSVLELMDVKDLTLAHVKSHLQMYRTIKTTDHRPASASSYGQAGGAKTIIDIPDDDSSLFDLTNTTTTTSGSESSAQHSNPPDGSEHNGASTCALWCNASISGRGAACWFVRDKSRDATPGDIKSFEDVQSQSLDDDVSDLNLSAPFQVAAATMFGGGNKPNLDFTLGRI; from the exons ATGGAGCTGTTCCCTGCGCACCCAGACTTGCAGCTGCAGATCAGCCCTCCTCCCCCAGCCACCAAGCCAATGGAGCTAGGGTTTTGGAAGAGGGCTCTAGTCGACACCACCACCTCGCCTGCGACTGCAACAGCCGTGGCGGCAGCCACGACGGCCACCACGGCCACCTCCCACGCCTTCGCCTCCTCGGCGCCGACATCCGCCGTGGGATACCACCACGCGGCGGTCGGCGCGCACCACCATCAGGTGCCGGTGCCGGTGCCGGCGGGCTCCCACTCCCACTCCCACCTGGGCCTCCCGCTCTTGCACCACACCCATCccatcctcccggcggcggagtcTGGCGGCGTCCTCCGCCGGCCGGACCTGGGCTCCACGAGGCCCATCCGGGGCATCCCCGTGTACAGCACCTCGCAGCAGCCGCTCCCGTTCCTGCAGAGCCACCCGCATTATTGCTGCGACGCGATCGCCGGCGCGGGCCACCCGAGGTCCCCCAAGGCCGCGCTCCGCCTCGCGGGGGCGCCGGCCAAGCGGGGCGCGCGCGCCCCCCGGATGCGGTGGACCACGTCGCTGCACGCGCGCTTCGTCCACGCCGTCGAGCTGCTCGGGGGCCACGAGA GAGCTACACCCAAGTCGGTTCTTGAGCTAATGGACGTGAAGGATCTGACGTTGGCCCATGTCAAGTCGCACTTGCAG ATGTATCGGACCATCAAGACTACTGACCACAGGCCAGCCTCTGCTTCATCCTacg GGCAAGCGGGTGGTGCGAAGACGATCATCGACATCCCCGACGACGACAGCAGCCTGTTCGACCTCACcaataccaccaccaccaccagcgggTCCGAGTCGTCCGCCCAGCACTCCAATCCGCCTGACGGCAGCGAGCATAATGGCGCCAGCACGTGTGCTCTCTGGTGCAACGCCTCGATAAG CGGCAGAGGGGCCGCCTGCTGGTTCGTCCGTGACAAATCAAGAGATGCCACTCCGGGCGACATCAAATCCTTCGAG GACGTGCAATCACAGAGCCTTGATGACGATGTCTCTGACCTGAACTTGTCGGCGCCGTTCCAAGTAGCTGCTGCGACGATGTTTGGCGGAGGCAACAAACCGAACCTCGACTTCACCCTAGGACGGATATAA
- the LOC100194380 gene encoding probable transcription factor KAN2 isoform X2 produces MELFPAHPDLQLQISPPPPATKPMELGFWKRALVDTTTSPATATAVAAATTATTATSHAFASSAPTSAVGYHHAAVGAHHHQVPVPVPAGSHSHSHLGLPLLHHTHPILPAAESGGVLRRPDLGSTRPIRGIPVYSTSQQPLPFLQSHPHYCCDAIAGAGHPRSPKAALRLAGAPAKRGARAPRMRWTTSLHARFVHAVELLGGHERATPKSVLELMDVKDLTLAHVKSHLQLFFPQARGAAFAIKPRARSAAHAASARSVRAHKACNAGRGMPLKGTHTGRKEGSAAGPAWGRCGHGQLAAWPWRLAERAADGGGGGVRPAGRRDEEQDAAGAGRQAGSRGAATALICILPKKGSQVQPGVIPQ; encoded by the exons ATGGAGCTGTTCCCTGCGCACCCAGACTTGCAGCTGCAGATCAGCCCTCCTCCCCCAGCCACCAAGCCAATGGAGCTAGGGTTTTGGAAGAGGGCTCTAGTCGACACCACCACCTCGCCTGCGACTGCAACAGCCGTGGCGGCAGCCACGACGGCCACCACGGCCACCTCCCACGCCTTCGCCTCCTCGGCGCCGACATCCGCCGTGGGATACCACCACGCGGCGGTCGGCGCGCACCACCATCAGGTGCCGGTGCCGGTGCCGGCGGGCTCCCACTCCCACTCCCACCTGGGCCTCCCGCTCTTGCACCACACCCATCccatcctcccggcggcggagtcTGGCGGCGTCCTCCGCCGGCCGGACCTGGGCTCCACGAGGCCCATCCGGGGCATCCCCGTGTACAGCACCTCGCAGCAGCCGCTCCCGTTCCTGCAGAGCCACCCGCATTATTGCTGCGACGCGATCGCCGGCGCGGGCCACCCGAGGTCCCCCAAGGCCGCGCTCCGCCTCGCGGGGGCGCCGGCCAAGCGGGGCGCGCGCGCCCCCCGGATGCGGTGGACCACGTCGCTGCACGCGCGCTTCGTCCACGCCGTCGAGCTGCTCGGGGGCCACGAGA GAGCTACACCCAAGTCGGTTCTTGAGCTAATGGACGTGAAGGATCTGACGTTGGCCCATGTCAAGTCGCACTTGCAG CTTTTTTTTCCACAGGCCAGGGGCGCAGCTTTTGCAATAAAACCCCGAGCGAGATCAGCTGCGCATGCAGCATCAGCTCGATCAGTTCGGGCGCACAAAGCATGCAATGCGGGCAGGGGCATGCCACTAAAAGGCACACACACCGGCCGGAAGGAGGGATCAGCGGCTGGGCCGGCCTGGGGAAGGTGCGGGCATGGCCAGCTGGCCGCCTGGCCCTGGCGGCTGGCGGAGCGCGCCgctgacggcggcggcggcggcgtccggCCGGCCGGGAGGAGGGACGAGGAGCAAGACGCAGCaggggcaggcaggcaggcaggcagccgAGGCGCAGCAACAGCATTGATATGCATACTGCCCAAGAAGGGGTCGCAAGTACAACCCGGCGTCATTCCGCAATAA